From the Bacteroidia bacterium genome, one window contains:
- a CDS encoding aromatic aminobenezylarsenical efflux permease ArsG family transporter, with the protein MEYLQNLLDSTQVPFLSALLLGLMTAISPCPLATNITAMGYISRDIEDRKRVFLNGLVYTLGRAFSYTALGIVIFFGASTFDISRLFQGWGERLLGPMLILVGVVMLDILPLRLPGGGTLTERVGEKLKGFAGVFLLGALFALAFCPYSGVLYFVMLIPMTVAGADGLYLPAVYAAGTGLPVIIAAWLLAFTVRGIAGFYQKVKMFEYWFRRVVAVLFIAAGVYFIVQFL; encoded by the coding sequence ATGGAATACCTCCAGAACCTGCTTGATTCGACCCAGGTCCCGTTCCTCTCCGCGTTGCTGCTCGGGCTGATGACCGCCATCAGTCCTTGTCCTCTCGCCACCAACATCACGGCGATGGGATACATCAGCCGCGATATTGAGGATCGGAAGCGTGTGTTCCTCAACGGACTGGTGTACACGCTGGGCCGCGCGTTTTCCTACACCGCCCTCGGGATTGTCATATTTTTTGGAGCGAGCACATTTGACATTTCCCGCCTCTTTCAGGGTTGGGGCGAGCGTCTGCTCGGACCGATGCTTATACTCGTGGGTGTCGTCATGCTCGATATTCTGCCGTTGCGACTCCCTGGCGGCGGCACACTGACAGAGCGTGTCGGAGAAAAACTGAAGGGATTCGCGGGCGTCTTTCTCCTCGGTGCGCTGTTCGCCCTCGCATTCTGTCCCTACAGTGGTGTGCTGTACTTCGTCATGTTGATTCCGATGACGGTGGCGGGTGCGGATGGATTGTACCTGCCGGCGGTGTACGCTGCGGGAACCGGTCTTCCGGTGATCATCGCCGCATGGCTGCTCGCGTTTACCGTGCGCGGCATCGCCGGTTTCTACCAGAAAGTAAAAATGTTCGAATACTGGTTCCGTCGCGTCGTTGCCGTGCTCTTTATAGCCGCCGGCGTGTATTTCATCGTGCAGTTTCTGTAA
- a CDS encoding permease, which yields MSMKQEWKALAWMLGAFLAAYFLPVGQTRFDNAVYEALELLRWYAQEHVLLCLVPAFFIAGVISVFVSQASVIRYFGANAVKWKAYLISSVSGTVLAVCSCTILPLFSSIHKRGAGLGPAIAFLYSGPAINILAIILTARILGWELGLARVIGAVLFSIVIGLLMAVMYRKEEREKAQAQMHIETPAGLRPLWQTSIHFFALVGVLVFANWGNPGGEAGFFTLMYAWKWWITGAFALVSAWSLYRIVGIRPAWVLAVMAPVIVLAFVFPEQPLISFVAGTIGLTLLTGFTPGEPREWLESSWGFAKQIMPLLGAGVLVAGLLLGNAGGEGLIPNDWISMLVGGNSLGANLFASVFGAFMYFATLTEVPILQGLLASGMGKGPALALLLAGPALSLPNMLVIRSVMGTQKTVVFVSLVIVMATLSGLIFGAM from the coding sequence ATGTCAATGAAACAGGAGTGGAAAGCCCTGGCCTGGATGTTGGGTGCCTTTCTCGCCGCGTACTTCCTGCCTGTCGGGCAAACGCGCTTCGATAATGCCGTGTATGAAGCGCTGGAATTGCTTCGCTGGTACGCACAGGAACATGTGCTGCTCTGTCTGGTACCGGCTTTCTTCATCGCGGGCGTGATCTCGGTGTTTGTGAGTCAGGCTTCGGTGATACGGTACTTTGGTGCGAACGCGGTCAAGTGGAAAGCATATTTGATCTCTTCCGTCTCGGGCACCGTGCTGGCGGTGTGCAGTTGCACGATATTGCCGCTGTTCTCGAGCATACACAAGCGCGGTGCGGGTCTCGGTCCGGCCATCGCTTTTCTCTATTCGGGTCCGGCTATCAACATCCTCGCTATCATTCTCACGGCGCGCATACTGGGCTGGGAACTCGGACTCGCCCGCGTTATCGGTGCGGTGCTGTTCAGTATCGTGATCGGCCTCCTGATGGCTGTTATGTACCGGAAAGAAGAGCGTGAAAAAGCCCAGGCACAAATGCATATCGAAACTCCGGCCGGGTTGCGACCGCTGTGGCAGACATCAATCCATTTCTTTGCGCTCGTCGGTGTACTGGTTTTTGCCAACTGGGGCAATCCCGGGGGCGAAGCGGGCTTTTTTACACTGATGTATGCATGGAAGTGGTGGATCACCGGCGCATTTGCGCTCGTTTCCGCATGGTCTCTGTATCGCATTGTCGGGATACGACCCGCGTGGGTACTCGCCGTCATGGCGCCGGTGATCGTGCTCGCTTTCGTCTTTCCGGAGCAACCGCTGATCTCATTCGTCGCGGGCACCATCGGTCTGACGCTGCTCACGGGCTTCACACCCGGCGAACCGCGCGAATGGCTGGAATCGAGTTGGGGCTTTGCGAAGCAGATCATGCCCCTGCTTGGTGCCGGTGTGCTTGTTGCCGGCTTGCTGCTCGGTAATGCCGGAGGCGAGGGGCTTATTCCCAACGACTGGATATCAATGCTCGTCGGCGGTAATTCTCTCGGCGCGAATCTCTTCGCCTCCGTGTTCGGTGCGTTCATGTATTTCGCCACGCTTACCGAAGTTCCCATTCTCCAGGGACTGCTCGCCAGCGGCATGGGCAAGGGTCCGGCTCTTGCGCTCCTCCTTGCCGGTCCGGCACTTTCTCTTCCAAACATGCTGGTCATCCGCAGTGTGATGGGAACGCAAAAAACCGTTGTCTTCGTCTCCCTCGTGATTGTGATGGCCACGCTCAGCGGTTTGATTTTTGGTGCAATGTAA
- a CDS encoding thioredoxin family protein, which produces MRTIASLTMTLFASALLLATGCGEKRDASVTPEGLPVITASAIDSFVTAGGISLIEFGGKHCGPCKSMRGILASYTAAHPELRVACVYWEEHPEAFKRFNVGAVPAQLVFDTDGNERLRNIGVWEKADLIAALRTLSGDF; this is translated from the coding sequence ATGAGAACGATAGCATCGCTGACCATGACTCTTTTCGCTTCGGCACTTCTCCTCGCAACGGGCTGCGGGGAGAAGCGCGATGCGTCGGTCACACCGGAGGGATTGCCCGTGATCACTGCCTCCGCTATCGACAGTTTCGTCACCGCCGGCGGTATCTCGCTCATAGAGTTCGGCGGAAAGCATTGCGGTCCGTGCAAGAGCATGCGCGGCATTCTCGCATCATACACCGCCGCGCACCCCGAGTTGCGCGTTGCCTGTGTGTACTGGGAAGAGCATCCGGAGGCCTTCAAGCGCTTCAACGTCGGTGCGGTGCCGGCGCAACTCGTCTTCGATACCGACGGTAACGAGCGCCTTCGGAACATCGGCGTATGGGAGAAAGCCGATCTCATCGCCGCGCTCCGCACACTGTCCGGGGATTTCTGA
- the rlmB gene encoding 23S rRNA (guanosine(2251)-2'-O)-methyltransferase RlmB has translation MYIYGRNPVIEALRSDTTVAKIFIRFGTHGNAVEEVKRHAREHGVQVVELPRQKFDRLGNTTDSQGIVALIEEARLVTLRDLLADVREQDPPFFVAVDGVTDPRNLGAILRSAECAGAHGILLPQRDSSPITDTVVKTSAGAVAHMAIARVGNLHQALEQLKEEGIWLAGLDAEGETDLLDLDGFRPLCLVVGSEGHGLRHLTKRTCDTLVRIPMWGHIDSLNASVAAALAMYEIRRKRI, from the coding sequence ATGTACATATACGGACGGAACCCTGTCATTGAAGCCCTGCGTTCCGATACGACAGTGGCCAAGATATTCATCCGCTTCGGAACGCATGGCAACGCCGTGGAGGAGGTCAAGCGGCACGCGCGTGAGCACGGCGTGCAAGTCGTCGAACTGCCGCGACAGAAATTCGACCGCCTCGGAAACACGACTGACTCACAGGGTATCGTTGCACTTATCGAGGAGGCGCGGCTCGTTACTCTCCGGGATTTGCTTGCCGATGTCCGGGAACAGGATCCGCCCTTTTTCGTCGCCGTGGATGGCGTCACGGATCCACGTAATCTCGGTGCGATTCTCCGTTCTGCCGAGTGCGCCGGCGCTCACGGAATACTGCTTCCGCAACGCGACTCCTCCCCCATCACCGATACCGTCGTGAAAACATCCGCCGGGGCCGTTGCGCATATGGCTATCGCACGCGTCGGGAATCTGCATCAGGCGTTGGAGCAACTTAAAGAGGAAGGTATCTGGCTCGCCGGCCTCGATGCGGAAGGCGAGACGGATCTGCTCGACCTCGACGGTTTCCGTCCGCTGTGTCTCGTTGTAGGCAGCGAGGGCCACGGATTGCGTCACCTCACAAAGAGAACCTGTGATACGCTTGTGCGCATCCCCATGTGGGGGCACATTGACTCGCTCAATGCCTCTGTTGCCGCAGCGCTGGCGATGTATGAAATCCGGAGAAAGCGGATTTGA
- the recG gene encoding ATP-dependent DNA helicase RecG: MSTTQPSILDTLSVTSLPGVGSHRARALETIGIRTVADLLYHFPRRYLDRSTIVRISELYKYVGEVVTVVGVVARAATLTSKRKRFVVTIADGRKNMEAVFFQGLNYWQTAFTEGETLAVSGTIQLFGRNASMVHPDIDRLQDEESLDFINTGGIVPVYPSGADLEKVGLNRHGGFRKLLHTALQRHLDDVRDWAPVSLLQSEQLQPLRSALENIHRPQNMQTLNKARERLIYDEFFLLSMQLALRRRMQSTSAPGIAFSGESPSARRLVQRLPFELTRAQRRVLREIVSDMRNPHPMNRLLQGDVGSGKTVVALLAMLVAVDSGHQCALMVPTEILAEQHYRTITSMVDDLNIRIRLLTGQQSMRERSEIFGLIAGGGVDIVVGTHALIQDGVEFNALGLVVIDEQHRFGVAQRASLRMKGATPDALVMTATPIPRTLSMTLYGDLDVSVIDELPAHRKPVRTAIRFENDRDTVEQFIREEVGRGNQAYIVFPLVSESEKLDLKAANEEYERLRGGVFADLRLGLLHGQMKTDEKDDVMMCFKRRELDILVSTTVIEVGVDVPDATVMLIEHAERFGLAQLHQLRGRVGRSEKQAYCILMTDKRSYFAGTTLNGDTRQVSDVRRRLDTMQQTTDGFRIAEVDMEIRGPGDLWGTQQSGFPVFRLANLLEHGSILQRARAAAFDIVERDPQLRLDEHTTLRTQLGPKLRTSITMLTVS, translated from the coding sequence TTGTCTACCACGCAACCATCCATACTCGACACACTTTCGGTAACCTCTCTGCCCGGCGTCGGCTCGCATCGTGCGCGTGCGCTGGAGACTATCGGCATCCGCACGGTCGCCGATCTGCTCTACCATTTTCCGCGCCGCTATCTGGACCGCTCCACCATCGTCCGCATTTCAGAGTTGTACAAATATGTGGGTGAGGTGGTAACTGTGGTTGGTGTGGTGGCGCGCGCGGCGACGCTGACGAGCAAGCGCAAACGCTTCGTCGTCACGATTGCCGACGGCAGAAAAAACATGGAAGCGGTTTTTTTTCAGGGACTGAATTACTGGCAGACAGCGTTCACCGAGGGTGAGACTCTTGCCGTTTCAGGTACCATTCAGTTGTTCGGGCGCAACGCCAGCATGGTACATCCGGACATCGACCGGCTGCAGGATGAGGAGTCCCTGGACTTCATCAACACCGGCGGTATCGTGCCCGTGTACCCGTCCGGAGCGGACCTGGAAAAAGTCGGACTGAACAGACACGGGGGCTTCCGCAAACTCCTGCATACAGCCCTGCAGCGTCATCTGGACGACGTACGGGATTGGGCTCCGGTGTCTCTGCTGCAGAGCGAACAACTCCAACCTCTGCGTAGCGCCCTCGAAAACATCCACCGACCGCAGAATATGCAGACCCTGAACAAGGCGAGGGAGCGGCTGATCTACGACGAGTTCTTCTTGCTTTCGATGCAGCTCGCTCTGCGCAGGCGCATGCAATCCACCTCCGCACCGGGTATCGCCTTTTCGGGTGAAAGTCCTTCGGCGCGTCGTCTGGTGCAGCGGCTCCCATTTGAACTCACAAGAGCCCAGCGCCGCGTGTTACGCGAAATCGTGTCCGATATGCGCAATCCGCATCCCATGAACCGCCTGCTTCAAGGCGACGTCGGTTCCGGAAAAACCGTCGTTGCGCTGCTTGCTATGCTGGTAGCGGTGGACAGTGGTCATCAGTGTGCACTAATGGTACCCACGGAAATTCTCGCGGAACAGCACTACAGGACTATCACCTCCATGGTGGATGACCTCAACATCCGCATCCGTTTATTAACGGGCCAGCAATCCATGCGTGAACGCAGTGAAATCTTTGGACTCATCGCCGGAGGCGGGGTGGACATCGTGGTGGGCACACATGCGCTGATTCAGGACGGAGTGGAATTCAACGCATTGGGTCTCGTGGTGATTGATGAGCAGCACCGCTTCGGCGTGGCACAGCGGGCGTCGCTGCGCATGAAAGGCGCCACGCCGGATGCGTTGGTGATGACCGCCACACCGATTCCCCGCACACTTTCCATGACCTTGTACGGCGATCTGGATGTGTCAGTCATCGATGAACTGCCGGCCCATCGCAAGCCGGTGCGCACGGCGATACGCTTCGAAAATGACCGCGACACGGTCGAGCAATTCATACGCGAAGAGGTCGGGCGAGGGAATCAGGCCTATATCGTCTTCCCGCTCGTGAGTGAATCCGAGAAGTTGGACCTTAAAGCGGCGAATGAGGAATACGAACGTCTGCGCGGAGGTGTGTTCGCGGATCTGCGGCTCGGTCTGCTCCATGGCCAGATGAAAACCGATGAAAAGGACGACGTGATGATGTGCTTCAAACGCCGTGAGCTGGACATACTCGTCTCCACCACGGTTATCGAGGTGGGTGTGGACGTCCCCGATGCGACGGTCATGCTCATCGAGCATGCGGAGCGCTTCGGTCTCGCGCAATTGCACCAGCTCCGGGGTCGCGTCGGCAGAAGCGAAAAACAGGCATATTGCATATTGATGACGGACAAGCGCAGCTATTTTGCGGGTACCACCCTCAACGGCGATACACGGCAGGTTTCGGACGTGCGGAGACGCCTCGACACCATGCAACAGACGACGGATGGTTTCCGCATTGCGGAGGTGGACATGGAAATTCGCGGTCCCGGTGATCTCTGGGGCACACAGCAGAGCGGTTTCCCCGTATTCCGCCTCGCGAACCTGCTTGAACACGGAAGCATTTTGCAGCGCGCCCGTGCGGCCGCATTCGATATCGTCGAGCGCGATCCGCAACTCCGACTGGACGAACACACAACCTTGCGCACGCAACTCGGTCCGAAACTCCGTACTTCCATCACCATGCTGACGGTATCCTGA
- a CDS encoding tetratricopeptide repeat protein gives MKKHKNKSRIAETPEHPPQKRILLSVGLVKLFGAAIPLLALISGSLYWYLMRDTLGQTGLPFDESWIPLTFAKNLLAHGSYAYHSAGMVTSGAAAPLQVLLLALLGIPFGTGVTATFILGLISFALSGYVLFRLALLLFEDDQRFAPAVGLLFVASPLSVSAALSGLPSMLFTAFILFSALFYLKRKPLWFFVFAGLSVWVRPEGLIFIIAALLHLLYNHAIARASQRAGNAPAPASRRETAIGAGVAVLLIAGYALFNLTLGEGVFPNFVSAKLKYYSAASSDFWGDVLRFYSSSAHIALIVFAGLGVLTMLWNVLHRRQQSLLMSAAFIAGTIVASWLIFPFILSMHSLIATLPFFLLLSVWGMRSPWTGDGGIVRLTSSAVPIIIGSIAIVVALILSIADWEDMRQVHVRMVREQLERPVAAANWIAHNTSAEDAIATHFPGVMGYHTECRIVDMTGVVSPEIIPAIGNLPALKEILERERVEMIAAQRDHFEVVNVTPFWTSNRNAPPVMEIHPYLVGTTRIMSQRASSWNAQAAALMQDARHEEARDLLKKSYDEDPHSSRTNTLLGLVLLELKDTVEAEKYLREAVRLDPDYAPAMVPLGDILVARKDYWAGIPILEKAHLLNPSSVRARASWRNALRAQREDSLAAKGIYTFTITQ, from the coding sequence ATGAAGAAGCACAAGAACAAATCCCGGATCGCGGAAACACCTGAGCATCCCCCACAGAAGCGCATTCTGCTGTCTGTGGGTTTGGTGAAACTCTTCGGCGCAGCCATCCCCTTGCTCGCATTGATTTCAGGATCGCTGTACTGGTATCTGATGCGGGATACGCTGGGACAAACCGGCCTGCCCTTTGACGAAAGTTGGATTCCGCTGACATTCGCGAAGAACCTGCTTGCGCACGGCAGTTACGCCTATCACTCCGCTGGCATGGTAACCTCAGGCGCGGCGGCACCGTTGCAGGTGCTGTTGCTCGCGTTGCTGGGAATCCCTTTCGGCACCGGTGTCACGGCCACATTCATTCTTGGTCTCATCTCTTTCGCCCTTTCCGGTTATGTCCTGTTCCGCTTAGCATTGCTTCTCTTCGAGGACGATCAACGCTTCGCGCCCGCAGTGGGATTGCTTTTTGTCGCATCACCGCTTTCCGTGAGTGCCGCGCTGTCGGGACTGCCGAGCATGCTGTTTACCGCGTTCATTCTGTTTTCGGCGTTGTTCTATTTGAAGCGCAAACCGTTATGGTTCTTTGTTTTCGCTGGGCTATCGGTCTGGGTCCGCCCCGAAGGTCTCATTTTCATCATAGCCGCCCTGCTGCATCTGCTGTATAATCACGCCATAGCGAGAGCTTCGCAACGTGCAGGGAATGCCCCCGCACCGGCGTCGAGACGCGAAACGGCCATCGGCGCGGGCGTAGCGGTGCTGCTCATCGCCGGTTATGCGTTGTTCAATCTGACCCTTGGCGAGGGCGTTTTCCCGAACTTTGTGTCCGCGAAGCTCAAGTACTACTCCGCCGCCTCCAGCGATTTCTGGGGTGACGTACTGCGCTTCTACTCGAGCTCGGCGCATATTGCGCTCATCGTCTTCGCGGGGCTCGGTGTTCTCACCATGCTCTGGAATGTTCTGCACAGACGTCAGCAATCGCTGTTGATGTCCGCTGCATTCATTGCCGGAACCATTGTCGCTTCCTGGTTGATTTTTCCCTTCATCCTGTCCATGCACAGCCTCATCGCGACACTCCCATTTTTCCTGCTCCTGAGCGTATGGGGCATGCGATCTCCCTGGACGGGAGACGGCGGAATTGTCCGACTGACATCATCCGCAGTCCCCATCATCATCGGATCCATCGCGATCGTCGTTGCGCTGATTCTTTCCATCGCCGATTGGGAGGATATGCGGCAGGTACATGTGCGCATGGTGCGTGAACAATTGGAGCGGCCCGTCGCCGCCGCGAACTGGATTGCGCATAATACATCTGCGGAGGACGCGATCGCGACGCACTTCCCGGGCGTGATGGGGTATCACACCGAGTGTCGGATTGTGGATATGACCGGTGTCGTGTCACCGGAAATCATTCCGGCCATAGGAAATTTGCCGGCCTTGAAGGAGATACTGGAACGCGAACGCGTGGAAATGATTGCCGCCCAGAGAGATCATTTCGAAGTGGTGAATGTCACGCCGTTCTGGACATCGAACCGTAACGCTCCGCCTGTCATGGAAATTCATCCATACCTCGTCGGTACGACGCGCATCATGTCGCAGCGGGCGAGTTCCTGGAATGCGCAAGCTGCCGCACTCATGCAGGATGCCCGGCACGAGGAAGCGCGGGACCTGTTGAAGAAATCCTATGATGAGGATCCCCACTCATCGCGTACCAATACGTTGCTGGGATTGGTTCTCCTCGAACTGAAGGATACCGTGGAGGCGGAGAAGTACCTGCGTGAGGCGGTGCGTCTCGATCCCGACTATGCACCCGCGATGGTACCGCTTGGTGATATCCTCGTCGCACGAAAAGACTACTGGGCCGGTATCCCCATACTCGAAAAAGCGCACCTGCTCAATCCATCGTCGGTACGCGCGCGCGCGTCCTGGCGCAACGCTCTGCGAGCGCAACGCGAGGATTCGCTGGCAGCCAAAGGTATTTACACCTTTACCATCACGCAGTAA
- a CDS encoding family 10 glycosylhydrolase, with protein MIRLLLPLLLLLAIPFAGRGMAQQYGGTDQRELRGVWLTTLLGLDWPQASLRGNIEAQKKALRTILDDVRRKNFNTVFFQVRSRGNALYRSTLEPWCSELTGTLGKDPGWDPLAFAITEARERGLELHAWFNVFRVWSAGAPPQSSPPHLALAYPSWVRRFGDDLWMDPGIPEAREYTLRVMEELVRNYDIDGIHLDYCRYADRGFDDEATWRRYGENGMTKDDWRRNNVNALVEAAYKRLSAIRPSLIVGSAPIGIYQNLPTARGWEGRNAISQDSRAWLAGGYHDYVVPQMYWGLSRNGSRIDFEALVADWSRNASGRHVHAGVAAYKEDIHPHLAEHVDAARAQGASGVVFFRYEHIRDAGFSGRFDRKMLPPPLTWKDAIPPNPVRNLRRSPDEHGTRWSWDAPLAAPDGESARWYAVMERRDGGRRVLRELLPAHTTHFVAGEATAEIRILAVDRARNLSRDDEETLVATTKPVAHGRSPEARAARAVFVADDLMLLGYELPRPAHVRLRLLDEDSAELALLYDGYADAGVHVLGVELDKLDGEAAHTVFESGELRVVLPVVSYQP; from the coding sequence ATGATACGGCTGCTGCTTCCGCTTCTGCTCCTGCTCGCTATTCCTTTTGCCGGGAGAGGCATGGCGCAACAGTATGGGGGAACGGATCAGCGCGAGTTACGAGGCGTGTGGCTTACAACGCTGCTTGGTCTCGACTGGCCGCAAGCGTCGCTACGCGGCAACATCGAGGCGCAGAAAAAAGCACTGCGCACCATACTCGATGATGTGCGTCGCAAAAATTTTAACACCGTGTTTTTTCAGGTGCGTTCTCGCGGCAACGCGCTGTACCGTTCCACGCTGGAACCCTGGTGTTCCGAACTGACCGGTACGCTGGGCAAAGATCCCGGCTGGGATCCACTGGCGTTCGCGATCACGGAAGCGCGGGAGCGCGGTCTTGAGCTGCACGCATGGTTCAACGTCTTCCGTGTCTGGAGCGCAGGTGCGCCGCCACAAAGCAGCCCGCCCCATCTGGCTCTTGCGTATCCCTCGTGGGTACGCCGTTTCGGTGATGATCTCTGGATGGATCCCGGCATCCCGGAAGCGCGTGAGTATACGTTGCGTGTCATGGAAGAGCTTGTCCGCAACTACGATATCGACGGCATTCACCTGGACTATTGCCGTTATGCGGACCGGGGCTTCGACGATGAAGCCACCTGGCGTCGTTACGGAGAAAACGGGATGACGAAAGACGACTGGCGGCGAAACAATGTCAACGCACTGGTGGAAGCCGCCTACAAGCGTCTCAGCGCGATACGGCCCTCCCTGATCGTCGGTTCTGCCCCCATCGGCATATACCAGAATTTACCTACCGCCCGCGGCTGGGAAGGACGCAACGCAATTTCTCAAGACTCACGCGCATGGCTCGCCGGCGGGTATCACGACTATGTGGTTCCGCAAATGTATTGGGGCCTGTCGCGAAACGGAAGCCGCATCGATTTCGAGGCCCTTGTCGCCGATTGGAGCCGGAATGCGTCCGGACGTCATGTCCACGCCGGTGTGGCTGCCTACAAGGAGGATATCCATCCGCATCTGGCTGAACATGTGGATGCGGCACGCGCGCAGGGAGCCAGCGGAGTGGTGTTTTTCCGTTATGAGCATATTCGCGATGCGGGATTTTCCGGACGGTTCGACAGAAAAATGCTGCCTCCGCCACTGACATGGAAGGACGCGATTCCACCCAATCCCGTGCGCAACCTTCGCCGAAGTCCCGATGAACATGGCACGCGATGGAGCTGGGACGCACCTCTCGCCGCCCCGGATGGGGAATCCGCGCGGTGGTATGCGGTCATGGAGCGCAGAGACGGCGGCAGGAGGGTGTTGCGTGAACTTCTACCCGCACATACGACGCATTTCGTTGCAGGCGAGGCAACGGCGGAGATACGCATACTCGCAGTGGACCGCGCCAGGAATCTGAGCAGGGATGACGAAGAAACGCTGGTTGCCACGACGAAGCCGGTTGCGCACGGACGTTCGCCCGAGGCGCGAGCGGCTCGGGCGGTATTCGTCGCCGACGACCTGATGCTGCTTGGCTACGAACTTCCGCGTCCCGCGCATGTGCGATTGCGTCTTTTGGATGAAGACTCTGCGGAGCTTGCGTTGCTGTACGACGGCTACGCGGATGCCGGTGTGCATGTGCTCGGTGTGGAACTGGATAAACTCGATGGCGAAGCCGCGCACACAGTCTTTGAATCTGGTGAGCTGCGTGTTGTATTGCCGGTTGTTTCGTACCAGCCATAG